The Streptomyces sp. NBC_00569 genomic sequence GCTCGGAGTACCGCGCGACGTTCGAGAACGCCATCCACATGGTCGACCTCTTGCGCTGGTACTGCGGCGGCGAGGCCGTCGAGGTGACCGCGCACGCCGCGGGCGACGACCTGTGGGAGGAGGACGGGGCCGCGGCGATCATCCGCTTCGACACCGGCAACACGGGCGTGCTGATGGCGGCGCGCACGGCCGGCGCCTGGAACGAGAAGCTCGACGCGTACGGCGCGGGGCGTTCCGCCGAGGTACGGGCACCGGAGTCCGTCGCGATCACCGTCGACGGCGTGACCACGACCCGGAACCTCAGTTCGGAGGCGTTCGGCTGGGCCACCGCCACCGAGACCCTCGGCTTCGCCGAAGCGGTGCACCACTTCCTCGACCGCCTGGCGGATCGCCGACCGCCCCTGACCTCCGGGCGTGACGCCGTCGCCACGCAGCGGCTGCTCGATCGCATCCTCGCGTCCGCGGGGCTGCCGACCAGCGAGCAAGAAGGCCGCCAGTGGGCAAGCCACGCCACGAATGCGGCTCAGCGCTGAGCTTGGCTCACCGAGCTTGAAGCTCCTCACATCTTTCCGGAGTCCTGAGACGTTTCCCCATCTCTCCGAGCAACACCTCACTCTGTAAGGGGAGTTCAATGACGAACTCAAAAGATGTGCTCAATAAGATGAACCCTTCCGAGCTTCCTGAAGCGGTCAGCCCCTCCCGTCGGCCTACCAATATGGCGGCAGGCACGATCGGCCACTTCGTGGAATGGTTCGACTGGTACATCTACGGACTACTGGCAGCGGTTTTTTCGGGACAGATCTTCCCAAGTCACTCGTCCTTCGCGTCTCTTGTCGCAGCGCTGCTCACCTATGCGATCGGGTTCGTGGTACGCCCGCTCAGTGGAATCATCATTTCCCCGCTGGCCGACCGCTACGGCCGACAGGTCGTACTGACCCTGTCCATCTCGGGGATGGCGCTCGGTTCCCTGATCATCGCCCTCACCCCGCCCTTCGCGATGATCAGCTACGCGGCGCCCGTTCTCTTCCTGCTCGCCCGCGTACTGCAAGGCGTTTCCGCCGGCAGCGAGATGCAGAGCGCCATCGCGTTCATGGTCGAGCACGCCCCACCGGACAAGAAGGGCCTGTTCGGTTCCTTCTCCAACATGGCGAGCGGTCTCGCGACCCTCGCGGCGACCGGCGCCGCCGCTATCGTCACCGCCGCGTTCGATCCGGACACGCTCGCCGCGTGGGGCTGGCGCATCCCCTTCCTCGTAGGCGGCATCATCGGCGTGGTCGGCCTCCTTCTGCGGGCCCGCGCCGACGAATCCCCCGAATTCGAGGCCAGTTCCGCCGTCGAGAAGAAGTCCGCACCCGGGCGTCTGAAGGCGCTGCTCCGCGAACACCCGAAGGCTCTGCTGCAGACGGCGGCGCTGTCCGCCCCGGCCGTGGCCTATTACACCTGGGCCACGTTCCTCCCCACCTACGCGAACCTGACCACGGGCCGGAACACGGCCTCCACGCTGGCCGGCAGCGTCATCGGACTCGCCCTGATGGTCATCATCGTGCCCGTCTGCGGCGCGCTCTCGGATCGGCTCGGCCGACGGAAGATCTTCCCAATCGTCGCGGCCATCGGCATGATCGTGCTCTTCTATCCCTTGCTTCTGCTGCTGAACCAGCCCGGATTCTGGGTCTACGTCCTGGTCTCGAGCTCCGGCTGGGTGGTTCTCGGCATCTGGCAGGCCGTCTACCCGACGATTCAGGCCGAACTCTTCCCGGCCTCCGTACGGGTGTCCGGCATCGGTTTCGCGCACCAGATCGTAACCGCCGTTTTCGGTGGCACTGCCCCACTGATCGCCGCCGCGTTCATCGGCGCGGGACATCCGATGTTCGTCGCGATCTACATGATCACCGTTGTCGCCCTCTCCCTGATCGTCTACTTCACGCTCCCGGAGACCGGTCGTAAGAGGCGACTGACGCCGTAACCCTGAATGCGTATGTTCAGGGGCCCCGGATGAGGGACGTGTTCGTGCACAACACACAGGGCTCCCGTGCCGTTGAGGGAGGCGATCCACGTCTCAATTCACCAGCACGGGCGCTCTGTTGCCCCGAATGAACGGGCAGTTCAACCGGAGAGGACGCGATGATCCTGTCCCCGTCTGACCTGACGCGGCTGCTGAAGGAACGCGGGGCTGGCTACCGAGCTCCACGGCCGCCCGACGCCGTTCGCCGAGCGGAGAGCCGGACCGAGAAGCAGAGAGCAGCAATCGTGAAATCTCAGTCGATCACGACGGATGGCGGCCGTCGGCCACGCATCACGGGGCTTCGACGCAGGGTAGAAGGCCAACGGCCTTCCGCCCCACACCTCGAGTCACCGCACCCACCAGCCCATGGCGGGCAACCGGCCATCAGAACACAAAAGATCCCAGCGGAGCGTCTCACCGCTCCATCGATATGCCTCTCCTCCGACAGGTCTTGACCTGCCCATTGGGGCACCTGGCACCCCATCAGAACGAGCGTCAAGATACTTCGCAGAGCGTCTTTTGAGCGTCAGAACATTGCCATGTCGTACCACTGGACTCGTGCCTCAGCGCCACGAACCACACCCCAAGATCCGGTCCAGCTGCGGACCAACTCGCCCTAACAGCAGACGATTCCCCTCTTTTCCGCAGGTCAGAGGCGACGGCGAGCGTGTACCACCAGCAGACGAAGAACCTCCTCGTCTCGTACTCGCCGAAGCGTCTCGGCTTCTTCTAGAAGCACGAGAGAAGGCGCCTGCCCTGGGAATGCGCCCGGCAGGCGCCTTTGGCTCGGTCGACCCGCTCCTGAACACCGTCCAGGAACTCGCCGTAGTGCCTGACCAGGACATTGACGCCGTGGCCGGCCGGCGGCGTCCGCGTCGGTCAGCGGGTGCGGAGACTGCTGGTGTACACGTCCGTACGGTTGTGTGGTGCGCCGGAGTTGGTCTCGGTGAGCACCGCCCGTACTCCCTTGCCGTCCGCCACCAGGCCTTGGTAGTCGCCGAGGAAGTAGCCCCCGGAGAAGGGCGCCTGGAGCCAGTCGAAGATCCGCGAGATCCGTCGCTCGGTCCGGAGCCTCGGGTTTCCGTGCGGCAGCGTGGCCAGTTGGTAGGCGGTGGGCAAGGTGGTGGTGTTGCCGGGCTTGAGGAAGCGCAGGTCGTAGTACATGAGCGCGACCGTGCCCCGCTTGTCGATCGCGATCGACGGAGAGAAGGCCGGTACGCTTTTCGGGCTGATCAGCTGCGGGGTCCCCCAGGTGCGTCCGCGGTCCGTGGACCGCACGAGCTGGACGGAGTCGAACTTTCCACCGGAGAAGTCCGAGCCCTCGTAGGCCATGTACAGGGTGCCCGTCCTGGGGTCGACGGCCGGACTGGGCAGGGTGGACCCGGCGCGCAGCAGCTTGGTGGGGTCGTTCGGGTCGACTTCCGGTACGGAGGTGTCCCGGGCCACGGTGACCGGGGCGCTCCAGGTCTTTCCGGCGTCGGTCGAGGTGACCATCGCGTAGTGGGCTTCGACGACGGTGCTCAGGTCGTCGGCCAAGGTGATCTGGTCGAAGAAGTCGTACAGGGTGCCGGTGCGCCGGTCGACGACGATCAGATGGCCGATGGTCTGCGTGTTGGGCACGGTGCTGGTGTCGACGAACTGCCGGGCCTTGCTCCAGGTGCGGCCGCCGTCGCGGGTGAGGGAGATGTAGCCCGGACCGTCGAGGGAGCTGGGACCGGGCGGGTCGTTGTCGAGGCGGTCCCAGACCTGGTAGGCGGTGCCCTTGCGAAGGGGGTCGGCGGTGAGTGAGGGCTTGTCGTTGAAGAACGGCTCCTCGTCGACGTGCGTGGTGGTGAGGTTCCGCCAGGTGCGACCGCCGTCGCGGGACGTGGCGGTCAGCAGGCCGCTGCGCGTGCTCCTCGTGAAGTCGACTCCCTCCCCGCCGGCGTAGACGGTGCCGTCGGGTCCCGTACTCACCCAGGGGTCGGTGGCCCGTTCGAAGTCCGCGCCGCCGGGGGCGCACAGGCTGAAGGGCAGTGTGCTCCGGTGAAAGGTGTGGCCGTCCGTCGTCCAGCCGGCCACCAGGCCACGCGCACCGCCGTCGTTCCAGCGGTCCTGCTGGAACACGGTGACCACGCGCTTCGGGTGACGCGGATCGACGGACAGGTACGGCTCGACCTCGGTGGCCGGGTAGACGACGCTGTCGGGGGACCTCGCGCCGATGGTGCAGTGCGCGTACGGGTCGCCGTGGGACACCTTGACCAGTGCTGTGCCGTCGGGTTTCCGGTCTGCTGCGGCGGTGGTCGCCGCGCCGGAGACCGTGCCGAGCAGGAGCGCGGCGGTGGTGACGGCGGTCAGGGGCAGGAAGACGCGCATGCGGGATCTCCTCCGGGCCTCGCGGCCGGGGTACGGGACCGCCGTCCTCGGGGCGGCACGGGGCGCGGAGGTGTACCGGAAGGGGGGTGGGGCGACTCCGCTTGATCCTTTTCGGCGTTGCAGCCGGTGCCCTTGATGGGCCGAACGACGGAGTCCTCACACGGGGGGGTCGTCGAGGAGCACGGCGGAGCCGACCGGCGGTGCACCGTGCCGGTCGGCTCCTTGGTCGTGCCGTTATGACGCCGTCTGAAAGGGCCCCGGAGAGAGCCGTGTGCGTGGTCTGTGGGCCGCGTGGCGGTTCGCGATGTCGGCGGGGTCAGCCTCGGCACAGACGGGATGGTGGAGCGGGATGACCTGCTGGACCTCTTCCCGGTGGGGCTGAGTGTGAGGCTGAGTCAGGTGCACCAGCCAGGATCCGAACGACCTCGTCGGTCACCGTATGACGACGTGGCCGAGGCCGTTCAGGACGGCGGCGAGCGCGGTGTTCATGACGTCGCGGACCGCATCGAAGCGATGACGGCCTTGGCTTCGAGGCGGTCGGCGACGGTCATCGCGAGTTCCGCGGTGTCGCGAGGGGGTGGGCGAGCCACCAAGGGGGGACCGGGTGCCGTCACGCCGTACGCACCGCGCCGGTTGCACCGGCCGGACTGGTCGCCAAGCCGTGCGCCGACTGATCAAGTGACGGCCTGCATGGTCCCGTCAGGCATCGTGCAGACGTAGCCGGCATAGGGGCGTGCCGTGACCTGTCCGCCGACGGCCGTGCACTCGTCCCTGGTGATGTTCGGAGACGAGGCGGCCTGAGCCCCGACAGCGCCGACGGCGCTCACGCCGGCAAAGGTTGCCGCGGCCAGGGCGAGGCCCAGGATTCTTCGCATGCGCATGACTTCCTCCTCCTCTCAGGCGCCTTCGTTCGGCCTTCGGGAAGGAGCACTGTCAGGACGATGGCGCCCTCCTTTTCAGCATGGGCGCTCCACATGAGGCCCGCTAGGCGAGCCGGACGCCGCGCCCGGGCAGTGACTGCACGGCCCCGGAGAGGCATGACGCCACCACCCTCGACCGACCGCATCGCTACGCCGCGTGCGCGTCGGTGAGCAGCGGGGCGACGTCGATGCGCCCGGCGCCGAGGCTGCCCACCGGGGCGCCGCGCTGTGTCCGGGCAGGCCGGGGTGGAGGGAGCCGACAGGCCGTACCTTGCCTTCGATCGTTACCGGCGGCCGGTGGCCGCGCGCGGTCCTCTAACGCGGTTCGTGAGCCGCCTCCCGGCAGGCACCGGTCGCGGCGCCGCCCGCCACTCCGGCCCCGGTCAGCCCGGTCACGCAACTCTGCAGGTCTCCGACCACGCCACGGCTGCAGGCCGCTGTGACGGCGCCGGAGTCGGTGGCACCGGCCTGTGCGGCCATCCGTGAGCAGGCGGGGATGTCCGCCCGGACCGCGGGGGCGGCGAGGACCGCGCCGCCGAGAGTGAGGGTCAGGCCGGTGAGGGCACCGGCGATACGGGTCGACGTGCGCATGGGACGCACCTGCCTTCCGGGTCGGTCGCGCGGTCCGTCCCGGCAGGCCGGATCCACGCGGTAACACCGCCTGGCGACGCTCGGTGAGTGGTGCCACTGGCCGGCGGGCTCACAGACTGGCCGCACGGTTCTGCGTTGCAGCCGTTGAGCCGCACCGGGACATGGTCACCAGGCCGAAGAAGATGGCCCCGGACCGAATGAGAAGCACTCGGACCTCCACTCGCGGGCCCCTCACTCCAGCGTCGCATCCTCTCCCCCGCCCGTCCTGGGCACCCGTGGGCGGTCGCGCTGAGTGACTGCGACCGTGCGCAGCAGCGCGGTGGCCGGTCGTCCGATCCGGCCAGGTGCTCGGACCGGACCGGCCCAGCGTCACGCCCGGCCGGTCCCCGCACACCGCCGGGCGAGACTCGGCCGGGGAAGCGGCCGGCCTTCGCTTCCCCGCGAAGTGCTGGGCCGCCCCTGCGGTGGCTTTCCACGGCGAGCGCCGATGGGAAGCCCGGGTGGCGCCGGGGAGAGTGAGGCCGGGCACGGCGGTGCGACCCATGCCGGTCTCCGGCATGCCGCCACACCGGACCGGGACGCCGTGGGTACGGGCGATGTCGCGGGTACTGCGGCCCTCCAGGCAGGCGCCGACGGCAGCGTCCCTCCCCAACATCCCAAGTTCCGGACCACTTCCGGACCAGCGCCGCCCAAGGAGCCGCACCGACCGCCGTTCGGGCTGGTCAGCATCGGCGCAGCCCTGTACCTCCAGCAGACGAAGAACCTGCCGGCGAGCTGCTCGGCGCAGAAACTCGGATTCTTCCAGAGGCCCACAATGAGGCGCCTGGCCCGGGCACTTGCGTGGCAGGCGCCTCTCGCCGTGCAACCCGCTCAGCGCTCCTTGACGGCATGCAGCAGGGTGACGCCGAGCCACGGGCCGCCGTACCAGTACGCGGGGCCGAGTCCGCGCAGTGTGCCGTGTCCGAGGTGGTCGGCGTACTGCCTGGCCATGGGCCAGAAGTCGGCGACGAGCAACTGCCCGCCGGGGCGCAGCACTCTCATGGCCTCGTCCACCGCGCGGCAGCGCCGTTCACGCGAGGGGATGTTGTGGATCGCCAGCGCGCTCGTCACAACGTCGAAGGAGCCGTCCGCGAACGGCAGCTCGGTCATGTCGGCCGTCTGCACTTCCACCCGGTCGGCGACACCGGCCGCTGCGGCGTTGGCGAGCGTGACTTCGGGGCGGTTCCCGCTCTGGTCCTTTCCGGACCACAGGTCCACGCCCACGGCGCGTCCCGTCGGCAGCCGCCCGGCCGCCTCGATCAGCACCGCGCCGCGACCGCAGCCCAGGTCGAGGAGCTGCTCGTCGCCTTTCAAGGCGGCCCGGTCCAACTCCCGCCTCCAGAAGCGCAGTTTGCCGTGCAAGGTGGTGTGCAGATAGATGCCGGTCTGGGCGATCAGGGCTGTGCCCGCAGTTGCCAGCGCTTTTCGTCCCGGCCGCCACCGGCCGGCGGCCAGGCAGCAGGCCGCGCCTGCGGCGCCGAGCAGCGCCGGGAACGCTGGGGCGTCAACGCCGTACCTCGGCCACTGGACGTCCGGCAGTGGGGCGTCTTTCCAGCTCTTGGACATGTTCTTGGACATGTTCTTGGACATGCTCGCAGTGTCACGGGCTCGGTTGCCGGGCGTCTTGTAGAAATGTCCCCCGTGACCCGCACGACCGGCCTCGTGCCCGCTGGGCGGCCTCGTGACGGGCGGGCGCGGACCGTGAGTCAAGAGGCGGACAGGTATGCGGGGGCTGCCCATGCGACGTCGTCGACCGCCAGCCAGGGCGCCACCGCAACGGCCGTGGGCGTCACACCGGCGAAGGCCACGACATCCCGATGGAGGTGGGACTGGTCGACGTAGCCGATCTCCGCCGCCACCCGTGCGGCGCTGTGGCCCGCGGCCAGACGGTGGGCCGCGTGGTCGAACCGGACGAGCTGAGCGGCGCGTTTGGGGTTGAGACCGATCTGGGCCCGGAACCGGGACCACAGGCGCTTACGGCTCCAGCCGACCTCCGCTGCCAGCCGATCGACCCGAACCCCTCCCAGACGCGTCACCATCTGCCCCCACACGAAGGCGACCTCAGGGTCCACCGCTCGGCCTGCCTCGTGTCGTCGAACGAGCGCGGCCTCGGCGATCGCGAACCGGGCGTCCCACGACTCGGCAGCTCGCAGTTGCCCCTGGGCGCGCGCGGCGTCACGGCCCCAGAGGTCGTCGAGGGAGAGCACCGTGGCGCCCGACTCGGCACAGGCGCCCAGCACCGCGTGCGCGACCGGCGGCGACAGCCGCACCTGCAGGCACTCGATGTCCCGGCCGCGTCCTCGAACGCCGCCGGAGGCGAGGCCCACGACGACGCTGCCGCTCTGCTCCCGGCCACTGAAGTCGTCGACGACGAGCGGCTGGTCGCCGAGGTCGACGGCCACCGTGACAGCCGGGTACGGGACCAGGCCCAGGTCGACGAAGTCGCTCGTACGGGCCCGGAATCCGGCCATGCTGACTCCCGGCAGCCGCCCGCCCCGCGACGGTGTGGCGATGTCCCATACCGACGCGGCGTCGTGGGCCGGCTCGCCGGGTCGCATGGCGCCAAAACTACGGGACATTCGTCCAAGACGCGATGTCCGGTGCGTGACGACACTGACGGCTCCTGCACGCCTCGTACCGGAAAGGCCCACCCGTGACCCAGTCACCGATCGACCCGTTCGCATCCGCCGTCGAACTCGCCGCGGCCATCCGCCAAAAGGAGGTGAGCCCGGTCGAGTTGGCCGACTGCTTTCTCGAGCGGATGGACCGGCTCGACCCCCGGCTGAACGCCTTTTGCCACCGGGCCGACGACGACGTCCGCAAAGCCGCGTCCACCGCGGCCGATGCCGTGGTGCGGGCCGTGTCCGTCGAAGAGCTCCCGCCGTTCCACGGCGTACCGCTGCCCGTCAAGGACCTTGCCGACGTTGCCGGATGGCCCACCACCCATGGGTCCGGCGGTGCCCGGAAGACACCCGTCGAGACATCGGATCCGGTGGTGCGACGGTTCGTGGACGCGGGCTTCGTTCTTCTCGGCAAGACCACCACCTCCGAGTTCGGCAGCCTGCCTTTCACCGAGAGCGAGGCCCTGGGCATCTCGCGCAACCCGTGGGACCCGGACCGCACGCCCGGCGGGTCGTCGAGCGGAGCGGGCGCCGCCGTCGCCGCCGGGATGGCGCCCATCGCCCACGCCGAGGACGGCGGCGGGTCGATACGGATCCCCGCATCGTGCACCGGCCTCGTCGGCCTCAAACCCACCCGCGGCCTGGTCACCAATGCCGTCGTGGAGGTGGAGGGTCTCGGCACCGGCGGCGTTCTCACCCGCTCGGTGGCGGACACCGCGGCGGCCCTCGACGTGCTGGCGCGTCACGATCCGGGCGCGTGGTGGTCGCCGTCGACGCCGCGCACGTCCTTCGCCGCCGCGATGAAGAGGGACCTGCCGACCGGGCTGCGGATCGGTGTGCTCACCGACTCCCCGATCGACGGGATACGCGTGCACCCGGCGTGTGTCGCAGCCGTCGACGTCGCTCTTCGGACGCTCGAATCGGCCGGCCAGCACATCGTCGACACCCCTCTTCAGCTGCCGCCGACCGACGAGTTGGTCACCGCGTTCACGACTCTGTGGAACGTCGGCGGTGCCGGGATCGCGCTCGCGGAACCTGACCGTGTCGAGCCCCACAATCGCGCCCTGCGTGAGGCGGCGCGAGCGATCGACTCGTGGTCGTACGCGGAAGGGGTGCGGAAGACGCAGGAGTTGTCACGGCGCATCGTCGAAGGCTTCCTCGCGGGCTTCGACCTCCTCGTGACGCCGACGATGGCTTGCCTTCCGCCGCTCGTCGGTGCCTGGCGCACGGGCATCGAGGACGATCCCCTGAGGGCCCTGCGGAACAGCTACCCGATGGGGGTGTTCACGTCGGTGTTCAACGTGACCGGCCAGCCGGCCGCCTCCCTCCCCGTCCAC encodes the following:
- a CDS encoding Gfo/Idh/MocA family protein, translated to MSTRDKTRVGVIGAGNIASIAQLPTLVKREDVELAALVSRRPDPGPLVRRWGFGAAYGTVEDMLKAEALDAVFVLTPRSEHTPAVEACLRKDVDVFCEKPLVPAADEAERLANLADERGRILMVDFNRRYAPVYAAGREAFGSSGASFCVAQKNRPGSEYRATFENAIHMVDLLRWYCGGEAVEVTAHAAGDDLWEEDGAAAIIRFDTGNTGVLMAARTAGAWNEKLDAYGAGRSAEVRAPESVAITVDGVTTTRNLSSEAFGWATATETLGFAEAVHHFLDRLADRRPPLTSGRDAVATQRLLDRILASAGLPTSEQEGRQWASHATNAAQR
- a CDS encoding MFS transporter encodes the protein MAAGTIGHFVEWFDWYIYGLLAAVFSGQIFPSHSSFASLVAALLTYAIGFVVRPLSGIIISPLADRYGRQVVLTLSISGMALGSLIIALTPPFAMISYAAPVLFLLARVLQGVSAGSEMQSAIAFMVEHAPPDKKGLFGSFSNMASGLATLAATGAAAIVTAAFDPDTLAAWGWRIPFLVGGIIGVVGLLLRARADESPEFEASSAVEKKSAPGRLKALLREHPKALLQTAALSAPAVAYYTWATFLPTYANLTTGRNTASTLAGSVIGLALMVIIVPVCGALSDRLGRRKIFPIVAAIGMIVLFYPLLLLLNQPGFWVYVLVSSSGWVVLGIWQAVYPTIQAELFPASVRVSGIGFAHQIVTAVFGGTAPLIAAAFIGAGHPMFVAIYMITVVALSLIVYFTLPETGRKRRLTP
- a CDS encoding neuraminidase (sialidase): MRVFLPLTAVTTAALLLGTVSGAATTAAADRKPDGTALVKVSHGDPYAHCTIGARSPDSVVYPATEVEPYLSVDPRHPKRVVTVFQQDRWNDGGARGLVAGWTTDGHTFHRSTLPFSLCAPGGADFERATDPWVSTGPDGTVYAGGEGVDFTRSTRSGLLTATSRDGGRTWRNLTTTHVDEEPFFNDKPSLTADPLRKGTAYQVWDRLDNDPPGPSSLDGPGYISLTRDGGRTWSKARQFVDTSTVPNTQTIGHLIVVDRRTGTLYDFFDQITLADDLSTVVEAHYAMVTSTDAGKTWSAPVTVARDTSVPEVDPNDPTKLLRAGSTLPSPAVDPRTGTLYMAYEGSDFSGGKFDSVQLVRSTDRGRTWGTPQLISPKSVPAFSPSIAIDKRGTVALMYYDLRFLKPGNTTTLPTAYQLATLPHGNPRLRTERRISRIFDWLQAPFSGGYFLGDYQGLVADGKGVRAVLTETNSGAPHNRTDVYTSSLRTR
- a CDS encoding class I SAM-dependent methyltransferase — protein: MSKNMSKNMSKSWKDAPLPDVQWPRYGVDAPAFPALLGAAGAACCLAAGRWRPGRKALATAGTALIAQTGIYLHTTLHGKLRFWRRELDRAALKGDEQLLDLGCGRGAVLIEAAGRLPTGRAVGVDLWSGKDQSGNRPEVTLANAAAAGVADRVEVQTADMTELPFADGSFDVVTSALAIHNIPSRERRCRAVDEAMRVLRPGGQLLVADFWPMARQYADHLGHGTLRGLGPAYWYGGPWLGVTLLHAVKER
- a CDS encoding AraC family transcriptional regulator is translated as MRPGEPAHDAASVWDIATPSRGGRLPGVSMAGFRARTSDFVDLGLVPYPAVTVAVDLGDQPLVVDDFSGREQSGSVVVGLASGGVRGRGRDIECLQVRLSPPVAHAVLGACAESGATVLSLDDLWGRDAARAQGQLRAAESWDARFAIAEAALVRRHEAGRAVDPEVAFVWGQMVTRLGGVRVDRLAAEVGWSRKRLWSRFRAQIGLNPKRAAQLVRFDHAAHRLAAGHSAARVAAEIGYVDQSHLHRDVVAFAGVTPTAVAVAPWLAVDDVAWAAPAYLSAS
- a CDS encoding amidase, which encodes MTQSPIDPFASAVELAAAIRQKEVSPVELADCFLERMDRLDPRLNAFCHRADDDVRKAASTAADAVVRAVSVEELPPFHGVPLPVKDLADVAGWPTTHGSGGARKTPVETSDPVVRRFVDAGFVLLGKTTTSEFGSLPFTESEALGISRNPWDPDRTPGGSSSGAGAAVAAGMAPIAHAEDGGGSIRIPASCTGLVGLKPTRGLVTNAVVEVEGLGTGGVLTRSVADTAAALDVLARHDPGAWWSPSTPRTSFAAAMKRDLPTGLRIGVLTDSPIDGIRVHPACVAAVDVALRTLESAGQHIVDTPLQLPPTDELVTAFTTLWNVGGAGIALAEPDRVEPHNRALREAARAIDSWSYAEGVRKTQELSRRIVEGFLAGFDLLVTPTMACLPPLVGAWRTGIEDDPLRALRNSYPMGVFTSVFNVTGQPAASLPVHHDEATGLPVGVQIVAAPWREDLLLQVSRTLELALPWAGRRPTVS